From Mytilus edulis chromosome 8, xbMytEdul2.2, whole genome shotgun sequence, one genomic window encodes:
- the LOC139485532 gene encoding WW domain-binding protein 4-like encodes MATYWKSQPKKYCKFCNCWITDNKPSVDFHERGKNHQENVKRKINEVKKKSTEQAKEREELEDDMKKMEKAAMEAFKKDLKDNPELAAKYGVKIRTDAEKLADKEAKRKEREAKLKKEEEEREAVLKAEEKLMTKLATCKWFEAKSPEGYSYYWNVETNETIWVAPEEFVSLAEVRAQEQKAKEEAEKQKAFEEQNLEEDESEAGVSVGPMPRVPQSAYGRWQSIAHQEEEEESASEFYGLPTEAPPLPIPSKAPPPPLPTEPEIIPLPPSEPLPIEHIPLPPPPEEIQLPPPEEVKLPPPQEEKKTQEKRSKFKEKTVTSLGKDTNVTFKKRKLASGARNVRQRDDD; translated from the exons ggCAACATACTGGAAGTCACAACCAAAGAAATACTGCAAATTTTGTAACTGTTGGATAACAGATAATAAACCT AGTGTTGATTTTCATGAAAGAGGCAAAAATCATCAGGAAAATGTCAAAAGAAAGATTAATGAG GTTAAAAAGAAAAGTACTGAACAAGCTAAAGAGAGGGAAGAATTGGAAGATGACATGAAAAAGATggaaaag GCAGCTATGGAAGCTTTCAAGAAAGATTTGAAGGATAATCCTGAACTTGCAGCAAAATATGGTGTAAAAATTAGAACTGATGCTG AAAAGCTAGCTGACAAAGAAGCAAAACGGAAAGAGAGAGaggcaaaattgaaaaaggaGGAAGAAGAGAGAGAAGCAGTTTTAAAAGCAGAGGAGAAATTGATGACCAAACTAGCTACATGTAAATGGTTTGAAGCTAAATCACCAGAAGGTTACTCTTACTACTGGAATGTAGAAACTAATG aaACAATTTGGGTAGCACCAGAGGAATTTGTCAGTTTAGCAGAAGTTAGAGCCCAGGAACAAAAAGCAAAAGAAGAAGCAGAAAAACAAAAAGCTTTTGAAGAG CAAAATCTAGAAGAAGATGAAAGTGAGGCTGGAGTTTCAGTGGGACCAATGCCTAGAGTACCCCAGTCAGCTTATGGTAGATGGCAATCAATTGCTCATCA GGAAGAAGAGGAAGAGTCTGCGTCAGAATTCTATGGACTTCCAACAGAAGCTCCTCCCCTTCCAATACCATCAAAAGCCCCGCCCCCACCACTACCCACAGAACCAGAGATTATTCCACTACCTCCGTCAGAACCTCTGCCAATAGAACACATACCATTACCACCTCCACCAGAGGAAATACAACTCCCTCCACCAGAGGAGGTAAAACTTCCTCCACCTCAGGAGGAAAAGAAAACACAGGAAAAACGATCTAAATTTAAGGAGAAAACTGTGACATCTCTTGGTAAAGACACTAATGTGAcatttaagaaaagaaaattggCCTCTGGAGCAAGAAATGTAAGACAGAGAGATGATGATTGA